A window of the Thermoleophilia bacterium SCSIO 60948 genome harbors these coding sequences:
- a CDS encoding PucR family transcriptional regulator: MLSVESLVADCGLELVAGEAGAGRAIRWVHASELEDPTRFLSGGELLLTTGISLTDPAAQRAFVARLDEHGASGLGFATEIVHPSVPEAILSEASERGLPVFEVPYEKPFIEITEKAFARIVNEQHEALERASSVNARLERLVIEGRGLEAVVGEIALAVGGTAVVCDASGAERLRRNGARPPEAATLQALGEALGNAAGRPGGAASFDPALDGLEGRALAVPVPGRGAGPIGWLTVVSDMDGLGEFELMTARQAALVIGLELMRERVVRETERRLAGDLLADALAERLDGAEALGRLRPFGIGGRASVALFATENPSAAEPALEKAFAAEGVAALVATSEVGGSDEFLCALIDAAHEPIETVTAARRKLQAALGREVRAAASRPADVGSLRRAFHEARCALEATSFANGDAPEVASHRDLGAFTLLLALQDDEALRLYSDGLLDPIERTEGEYGGELLRSLEAFIENNGNWERAARSLYCHRHTLRYRIRKIEELTDRDLGRATDRIELWLALRARELVR, translated from the coding sequence ATGTTGAGCGTCGAGAGCCTCGTCGCCGATTGCGGCCTCGAGCTCGTCGCGGGCGAGGCGGGTGCCGGTAGGGCGATCCGCTGGGTGCACGCCTCAGAGCTCGAGGACCCGACGCGCTTCCTGTCGGGCGGAGAGCTGCTGCTGACGACCGGCATCTCGCTGACCGATCCCGCGGCGCAGCGCGCGTTCGTCGCGCGGCTCGACGAGCACGGCGCGTCCGGCCTCGGTTTCGCGACCGAGATCGTCCATCCGAGCGTTCCTGAGGCGATCCTCTCGGAGGCCTCCGAACGTGGCCTGCCCGTGTTCGAGGTGCCGTACGAGAAGCCGTTCATCGAGATCACCGAGAAGGCGTTCGCGCGGATCGTCAACGAGCAGCACGAGGCGCTCGAGCGCGCGTCGAGCGTCAACGCCCGGCTCGAGCGACTCGTGATCGAGGGTCGCGGGCTCGAGGCGGTCGTCGGGGAGATCGCGCTCGCGGTCGGCGGCACCGCTGTCGTCTGCGATGCGAGTGGCGCCGAGCGGTTGCGCCGCAACGGTGCCCGCCCGCCCGAGGCGGCGACGCTGCAGGCGCTCGGCGAAGCCCTCGGGAACGCCGCGGGGCGACCTGGTGGCGCGGCGAGCTTCGACCCGGCGCTCGACGGGCTCGAGGGACGGGCGCTGGCGGTGCCGGTTCCCGGCAGGGGTGCGGGCCCGATCGGCTGGCTGACGGTCGTCTCCGACATGGACGGGCTGGGCGAGTTCGAGCTCATGACCGCGCGCCAGGCCGCGCTCGTGATCGGGCTCGAGCTGATGCGCGAGCGCGTCGTTCGCGAGACCGAGCGCCGGCTCGCGGGCGATCTGCTCGCCGACGCGCTCGCCGAGCGCCTCGACGGCGCCGAGGCTCTCGGGCGGCTGCGGCCGTTCGGCATCGGGGGGCGCGCGTCGGTCGCCCTGTTCGCGACCGAGAATCCCTCCGCCGCCGAGCCGGCGCTCGAGAAGGCGTTCGCGGCCGAGGGCGTGGCGGCGCTCGTCGCGACGAGCGAAGTCGGCGGCAGCGACGAGTTCCTCTGCGCGCTGATCGACGCCGCCCATGAGCCGATCGAGACCGTCACGGCCGCGCGCCGCAAGCTCCAGGCGGCGCTCGGCCGCGAGGTCAGGGCCGCAGCGTCGCGGCCGGCCGACGTCGGGTCGCTGCGCCGCGCCTTCCACGAAGCGCGCTGCGCGCTCGAGGCGACGTCGTTTGCCAACGGCGACGCGCCGGAGGTCGCCTCGCACCGCGACCTCGGCGCGTTCACGCTCCTGCTGGCGCTCCAGGACGACGAGGCCTTGCGGCTCTACTCGGACGGCCTGCTCGATCCGATCGAGCGCACGGAGGGCGAGTACGGCGGCGAGCTGCTGCGCTCGCTCGAGGCGTTCATCGAGAACAACGGCAACTGGGAGCGCGCGGCGCGCAGCCTCTACTGCCACCGTCACACGCTTCGCTACCGGATCCGCAAGATCGAGGAGCTGACCGATCGCGACCTCGGTCGCGCGACCGACAGGATCGAGCTGTGGCT
- a CDS encoding aspartate aminotransferase family protein — protein sequence MAIGEVATGRESAVAAADMQEVARRHLWLHFTRMGSYDADHEIPIITRGEGAYLWDEHGNRYLDGLSALFCSNAGHGRTEIGDAMAAQVRELDFVTNWSYAHPRAIELAQRIAGLAPGDLNRVFFTSGGGEAVESALKLARAHHRLHGKGQKHKVIAREIAYHGTTLGALSATGITSLKVPFEPTAPGGVHAPNTNQYRWPADRDPLWAADQIEERILFEGPETVAAVILEPLQNAGGCIPPQDGYFQRVREICDRHDVLMISDEVICAWGRLGHYFGCERYGYQPDVITSAKAITSAYAPMGAMIVSDKIAEPFMEGHAMFAHGFTFAGHPVAAAAAMANIDIYEREDLCGHVRAKEGEFRGMLESLRDIPIVGDVRGDGFFQAIELVRDQDTKETFNDEESEWLLRGFLSGELYRRGLICRADDRGDPVIQLAPTLICDTEQFEEMEAVLRPTLEEATRRLHARSS from the coding sequence ATGGCGATTGGCGAGGTCGCGACGGGCCGCGAGAGCGCGGTGGCGGCAGCCGACATGCAGGAGGTCGCGCGGCGGCACCTGTGGCTGCATTTCACTCGGATGGGGTCCTACGACGCCGATCACGAGATCCCGATCATCACCCGCGGTGAGGGCGCCTACCTCTGGGACGAGCACGGCAACCGCTACCTCGACGGCCTCTCGGCGCTGTTCTGCTCGAACGCCGGCCATGGCCGCACGGAGATCGGCGACGCGATGGCCGCGCAGGTGCGCGAGCTCGACTTCGTCACGAACTGGAGCTACGCCCACCCGCGCGCGATCGAGCTCGCGCAGCGGATCGCCGGCCTCGCTCCCGGCGACCTCAACCGCGTCTTCTTCACCTCCGGCGGCGGCGAGGCGGTCGAGTCCGCGCTCAAGCTGGCCCGTGCCCACCACCGCCTTCACGGCAAGGGTCAGAAGCACAAGGTCATCGCGCGTGAGATCGCCTACCACGGCACCACGCTCGGCGCCCTGTCGGCGACCGGGATCACCTCGCTGAAGGTCCCGTTCGAGCCGACCGCGCCCGGCGGCGTTCACGCCCCGAACACGAACCAGTACCGCTGGCCGGCCGATCGCGATCCGCTCTGGGCCGCCGATCAGATCGAGGAGCGGATCCTGTTCGAGGGGCCGGAGACGGTCGCGGCGGTGATCCTCGAGCCGCTGCAGAACGCCGGTGGCTGCATCCCGCCGCAGGACGGCTACTTCCAGCGCGTCCGCGAGATCTGCGACCGCCACGACGTCCTGATGATCTCCGACGAGGTCATCTGTGCCTGGGGCCGGCTCGGCCACTACTTCGGTTGCGAGCGCTACGGCTACCAGCCGGACGTGATCACGTCGGCGAAGGCGATCACCTCGGCCTACGCGCCGATGGGGGCGATGATCGTCTCCGACAAGATCGCCGAGCCGTTCATGGAGGGCCACGCGATGTTCGCGCACGGCTTCACGTTCGCCGGGCACCCGGTGGCGGCCGCCGCGGCGATGGCGAACATCGACATCTACGAGCGCGAGGACCTCTGCGGTCACGTCCGCGCCAAGGAGGGCGAGTTCCGCGGCATGCTCGAGTCGCTGCGCGACATCCCGATCGTCGGCGACGTCCGCGGCGACGGCTTCTTCCAGGCGATCGAGCTCGTCCGCGACCAGGACACGAAGGAGACCTTCAACGACGAGGAGTCGGAGTGGCTCCTGCGCGGGTTCCTCTCCGGCGAGCTCTATCGCCGCGGCCTGATCTGCCGCGCCGACGATCGCGGCGACCCCGTGATCCAGCTCGCGCCGACCCTGATCTGCGACACGGAGCAGTTCGAGGAGATGGAGGCCGTCCTGCGACCGACGCTCGAGGAAGCGACCCGCCGGCTCCACGCGCGCTCGAGCTAG
- a CDS encoding ABC transporter ATP-binding protein, whose amino-acid sequence MSVHDAPQHGAVATPDGEALPSVRLRGVTKRFGGFTAVRDMELDIPQGEFFTMLGPSGCGKTTTLRMIAGFEQPSEGRVEIEGSDVAGLPAHKRPTNTVFQSYALFPHLTVGENVAFGLKRTGTPKSEIRGRVEAELERVGLPREIDRKPNQLSGGQQQRVALARALVNLPKVLLLDEPLGALDLKLRKGLQIELKRIQREVGITFVYVTHDQEEALTMSDRIAVMNRGRVEQVAGPEEVYDHPTTAFVAGFIGVSNLMPGTVTAADSNRTTVRLGSGVELTAEQGGFASGEACHAVVRPEKLIVDRPEDPAPAGPSVEGTVESSVYLGTATQIVVGLADGSRMTVLVPNADESERSRLPGGGAPVRLSWTPEHMHLVHGTDSEATTDADPNEDHSAATVA is encoded by the coding sequence ATAAGCGTGCACGACGCACCGCAGCACGGGGCCGTGGCGACGCCGGACGGCGAAGCCCTCCCCAGCGTCCGCCTGAGGGGCGTGACCAAGCGATTCGGCGGCTTCACCGCGGTCCGCGACATGGAGCTCGACATCCCGCAGGGTGAGTTCTTCACGATGCTCGGGCCGTCGGGCTGCGGCAAGACGACGACGCTGCGGATGATCGCGGGTTTCGAGCAGCCGAGCGAGGGGCGAGTCGAGATCGAGGGCTCCGACGTCGCCGGATTGCCCGCCCACAAGCGTCCGACCAACACCGTCTTCCAGAGCTACGCCCTGTTCCCGCACCTCACCGTCGGCGAGAACGTCGCCTTCGGGCTCAAGCGGACCGGGACGCCGAAGTCCGAGATTCGCGGCCGTGTCGAGGCCGAGCTCGAACGCGTCGGCCTGCCGCGCGAGATCGACCGCAAGCCCAACCAGCTCTCCGGCGGCCAGCAGCAGCGGGTCGCACTCGCGCGCGCCCTGGTCAACCTGCCGAAGGTGCTGCTGCTCGACGAGCCGCTCGGCGCGCTCGACCTCAAGCTGCGCAAGGGACTGCAGATCGAGCTCAAACGGATCCAGCGCGAGGTCGGGATCACGTTCGTCTACGTGACCCACGACCAGGAGGAGGCGCTGACGATGTCGGACCGGATCGCGGTCATGAACCGCGGCCGGGTCGAGCAGGTCGCGGGCCCGGAAGAGGTCTACGACCATCCGACGACGGCCTTCGTCGCCGGCTTCATCGGCGTTTCGAACCTGATGCCCGGAACCGTCACCGCGGCCGACTCGAATCGCACGACGGTGAGGCTCGGTAGCGGGGTCGAGCTCACCGCGGAGCAGGGCGGATTCGCCTCCGGCGAGGCCTGCCACGCAGTGGTCCGGCCGGAGAAGCTGATCGTCGATCGTCCCGAGGACCCGGCACCGGCCGGACCCAGCGTCGAGGGCACCGTCGAGAGCTCCGTCTATCTCGGAACCGCGACGCAGATCGTCGTCGGCCTCGCCGACGGCTCGCGCATGACCGTGCTCGTACCGAACGCCGACGAGTCCGAGCGTTCGCGGCTCCCCGGCGGCGGCGCACCCGTACGACTGTCTTGGACCCCCGAGCACATGCACCTCGTCCACGGAACCGACTCCGAGGCGACCACGGACGCAGACCCCAACGAGGACCACAGCGCGGCCACGGTCGCCTGA